A window of the Bufo gargarizans isolate SCDJY-AF-19 chromosome 1, ASM1485885v1, whole genome shotgun sequence genome harbors these coding sequences:
- the LOC122924104 gene encoding probable tRNA N6-adenosine threonylcarbamoyltransferase isoform X1, translated as MASIAYWSGASRSFTMTVVLGFEGSANKIGVGIIQDGKVLSNPRRTYITPPGQGFLPSDTARHHRSCILEVLKEALEEANLQPREIDCVAYTKGPGMGAPLLSVAIVARTVAQLWKKPLLGVNHCIGHIEMGRLITGAVNPTVLYVSGGNTQVIAYSEHRYRIFGETIDIAVGNCLDRFARFLKISNDPSPGYNIEQKAKLGKKYVELPYTVKGMDVSFSGILSHMEDVAHKMLSSGECTPEDLCFSLQETVFSMLVEITERAMAHCGSQEVLIVGGVGCNIRLQEMMEAMCKERGAKLFATDERFCIDNGAMIAQAGWEMFRSGQVTALEDSWITQRYRTDEVEVTWRD; from the exons ATGGCCTCGATAGCATATTGGAGCGGGGCATCCAG GTCGTTCACAATGACTGTTGTCTTGGGGTTTGAAGGAAGCGCCAACAAGATTGGAGTGGGCATCATTCAGGATGGGAAGGTTTTAAGTAATCCTCGAAGAACCTACATTACTCCTCCAGGACAAG GTTTCCTGCCCAGCGATACAGCCCGTCACCATCGCTCATGTATCCTAGAAGTTCTCAAGGAGGCTCTTGAAGAGGCGAATCTACAGCCAAGGGAAATCGACTGCGTGGCTTACACAAAAg GGCCTGGCATGGGGGCACCACTCTTGTCAGTGGCCATCGTGGCACGTACAGTGGCTCAGCTGTGGAAGAAGCCATTGCTGGGAGTGAATCATTGCATTGGGCACATAGAGATGGGGCGTTTAATTACAGGAGCTGTAAATCCCACTGTGCTGTATGTAAGTGGAGGCAATACACAG GTCATTGCTTATTCTGAGCACCGCTACCGGATATTTGGCGAGACAATAGACATTGCCGTGGGAAACTGTCTAGACCGCTTTGCCAGGTTTCTGAAG ATTTCAAATGACCCCAGCCCTGGATATAACATTGAACAGAAAGCTAAGTT GGGCAAAAAGTATGTGGAGCTGCCTTACACCGTGAAAGGAATGGATGTGTCCTTCTCCGGTATTCTGTCACATATGGAG GATGTTGCACACAAGATGCTTTCATCTGGGGAGTGTACACCTGAAGATCTCTGCTTTTCCCTGCAG GAGACCGTCTTCTCGATGCTTGTGGAGATAACAGAGCGGGCTATGGCTCATTGCGGTTCCCAAGAAGTTTTAATAGTGGGTGGAGTTGGAT GTAACATACGGCTGCAAGAAATGATGGAAGCAATGTGCAAAGAACGAGGCGCCAAGCTTTTTGCCACAGATGAGAG GTTCTGTATTGATAATGGGGCAATGATCGCCCAAGCAGGATGGGAAATGTTCCGTTCAGGTCAAGTTACAGCACTAGAAGATTCTTGGATAACGCAGAG
- the LOC122924104 gene encoding probable tRNA N6-adenosine threonylcarbamoyltransferase isoform X2, translating into MTVVLGFEGSANKIGVGIIQDGKVLSNPRRTYITPPGQGFLPSDTARHHRSCILEVLKEALEEANLQPREIDCVAYTKGPGMGAPLLSVAIVARTVAQLWKKPLLGVNHCIGHIEMGRLITGAVNPTVLYVSGGNTQVIAYSEHRYRIFGETIDIAVGNCLDRFARFLKISNDPSPGYNIEQKAKLGKKYVELPYTVKGMDVSFSGILSHMEDVAHKMLSSGECTPEDLCFSLQETVFSMLVEITERAMAHCGSQEVLIVGGVGCNIRLQEMMEAMCKERGAKLFATDERFCIDNGAMIAQAGWEMFRSGQVTALEDSWITQRYRTDEVEVTWRD; encoded by the exons ATGACTGTTGTCTTGGGGTTTGAAGGAAGCGCCAACAAGATTGGAGTGGGCATCATTCAGGATGGGAAGGTTTTAAGTAATCCTCGAAGAACCTACATTACTCCTCCAGGACAAG GTTTCCTGCCCAGCGATACAGCCCGTCACCATCGCTCATGTATCCTAGAAGTTCTCAAGGAGGCTCTTGAAGAGGCGAATCTACAGCCAAGGGAAATCGACTGCGTGGCTTACACAAAAg GGCCTGGCATGGGGGCACCACTCTTGTCAGTGGCCATCGTGGCACGTACAGTGGCTCAGCTGTGGAAGAAGCCATTGCTGGGAGTGAATCATTGCATTGGGCACATAGAGATGGGGCGTTTAATTACAGGAGCTGTAAATCCCACTGTGCTGTATGTAAGTGGAGGCAATACACAG GTCATTGCTTATTCTGAGCACCGCTACCGGATATTTGGCGAGACAATAGACATTGCCGTGGGAAACTGTCTAGACCGCTTTGCCAGGTTTCTGAAG ATTTCAAATGACCCCAGCCCTGGATATAACATTGAACAGAAAGCTAAGTT GGGCAAAAAGTATGTGGAGCTGCCTTACACCGTGAAAGGAATGGATGTGTCCTTCTCCGGTATTCTGTCACATATGGAG GATGTTGCACACAAGATGCTTTCATCTGGGGAGTGTACACCTGAAGATCTCTGCTTTTCCCTGCAG GAGACCGTCTTCTCGATGCTTGTGGAGATAACAGAGCGGGCTATGGCTCATTGCGGTTCCCAAGAAGTTTTAATAGTGGGTGGAGTTGGAT GTAACATACGGCTGCAAGAAATGATGGAAGCAATGTGCAAAGAACGAGGCGCCAAGCTTTTTGCCACAGATGAGAG GTTCTGTATTGATAATGGGGCAATGATCGCCCAAGCAGGATGGGAAATGTTCCGTTCAGGTCAAGTTACAGCACTAGAAGATTCTTGGATAACGCAGAG
- the APEX1 gene encoding DNA-(apurinic or apyrimidinic site) endonuclease → MPKRGKKDNVKSETEPSVQDEEPENKKGKKGGKEAEPVVLYDDAPDKLTTEDDKKYTLKISSWNVDGIRAWVKKNGLTWVREEDPDVLCLQETKCAEKALPADIKDMPEYPHKYWACSDEKEGYSGVAMLCKEKPLDVTYGIGIEEHDKEGRVITAEFDSFYLVATYVPNSSRGLVRLDYRQRWDVDFRAYLKGLDSKKPLILCGDLNVAHQEIDLKNPKTNKKTPGFTPQEREGFGALLAEGFVDSFRELYPDKPHAYTFWTYMMNARSKNVGWRLDYFVLSKALLPALCDSKIRSKAMGSDHCPITLYIAI, encoded by the exons ATGCCTAAAAGAGGAAAGAAGGACAACGTCAAGAGTGAGACAGAGCCTTCTGTGCAGGATGAGG AACCTGAAAACAAGAAGGGGAAGAAGGGAGGCAAAGAAGCCGAGCCTGTGGTCCTGTATGACGATGCCCCTGACAAACTGACCACTGAAGATGACAAGAAGTACACGCTGAAGATCAGCTCCTGGAATGTTGATGGTATCAGAgcatgggtcaaaaaaaatggtttgacg TGGGTACGAGAGGAGGATCCTGACGTCCTCTGTCTTCAGGAGACCAAGTGTGCCGAGAAAGCTCTCCCCGCAGACATTAAGGACATGCCGGAGTACCCCCATAAATACTGGGCCTGTTCTGATGAGAAAGAGGGTTATAGTGGAGTGGCAATGCTTTGTAAGGAGAAGCCTCTTGATGTCACATATGGCATTG GGATTGAAGAGCACGACAAGGAGGGTCGTGTAATCACTGCTGAGTTTGACTCCTTTTATTTGGTTGCTACTTATGTTCCCAACTCCAGCCGCGGCCTAGTACGGCTTGATTACCGCCAGCGCTGGGATGTAGATTTCCGTGCTTATCTAAAGGGGTTGGACAGCAAAAAGCCACTCATCTTGTGTGGTGACTTAAACGTTGCACATCAGGAGATTGACTTGAAGAACCCGAAAACCAACAAGAAAACCCCCGGCTTCACTCCTCAAGAGCGAGAGGGATTCGGAGCACTGCTGGCTGAAGGCTTCGTAGACAGCTTCCGTGAGCTGTACCCCGACAAGCCGCACGCTTATACCTTTTGGACTTACATGATGAATGCACGGAGCAAGAATGTTGGGTGGAGGCTGGATTATTTTGTCCTGTCAAAAGCTTTGCTTCCAGCCTTGTGTGACAGCAAGATCAGAAGCAAAGCCATGGGAAGTGACCACTGCCCAATAACCCTTTATATAGCCATATGA